The sequence AATCCCGATAACTCTCTAGGGAGTTCATATCAACAACGGTTGGAGAAAAACCATATTTGCGAAGAGAACTGACGAAAACATTTCTTGAATCAAGGCAAATAGTATCATCACAGGATGCATAGCAATTATAGATAATCCCTTTCACTTCTATCCCTCTTCTCTTTGCCAGTTCCAGAGCTGAAAGGGTGTGATTTATAGACCCCAGCCTTGGACTTGACACTAAAATCATTGGATAATGCTGTTCTTGAAGGTAATCGAGGAATGTCATATCTCTGGTAAGTGGAACCATCAGTCCTCCCGCCCCCTCAAGCAGTACATGCTCATAACTTGCAGCTAAAGTCTTTGTCGCAACCGTGATTTTTTCCAGATCAATCTGGGTGTCTTCCAGCTCAGCAGCAAGATGTGGAGAACAGGGTTTACTGAAAACATAGGGACAGGTGAGTCCACTTATGTCTTCCGGGTACAGGGCAACCCCCATCAGTTCCCGATGTTTCTGAATATCTTCAGCAATACCGGTGCACCCAGTCTGGGCAATCTTCTGGGTTACCACAGAACAGCCCTGAGACAAAAGAATCTTTGCCATTAGACCGGTGGCAATGGTCTTCCCGATATCGGTGTCGATCCCACTTATGCACGTTACCGGAGACATCAGCGTTTTCTTGCCACAAAGCAGGATGAAGCATAACTGACGGGTAACCCTTTATCACTTCCAAACTCTGTCATATAATGTTCCTCAAACATTTTGAGTGTTTCCCTGTTCCACTGGTACTCACTCACCCCGCCGACACCGGTGGCACGAATATGATTTAATATTTCCAGAACTGAAGGAAAAAAGAGTTGTTCCTCATGGTTTTCAAATGACTCTACGACAAAATTCTGTTCAAGAAGAGCACGGACGTCATTATCGGAGTGGTATTGCAGTTTTACGGAAGTAAGGCTGGAAAATTCCGATAATGTTCCAGGGCCAAACATTGAAAAGGCGAGATATGATCCAGATTTCAATACACCACTTAATCGTGTAATAAATGCAGGAAGGTCGCTCAACCACTGAAAGGTCGCTCCGGAAATAACAAGGGAAAGGTCAAGCGGCAGTGCCAGGGTTTCAATATCACCAAAACAGGATACAAACTGAGGCGATTCAAACTTTGTGAGTCGCTTTAAGACCACCTCTTCAAAATCAGAAACCAGGTCGTTCAAGTAAAGTGTTTTTAAAGGCTTTTCAGCACAAAGTTGTTCGCTGAGACCTCCAGTACAACACCCCACCTCAAGTACTCGGCGAAAAGCCGTGTCCGGCAGCAGAGAAACGCTTTGAAGCAATCGTCCGACAAGGTTCTTCTGGACAACAGCTGCATCATCGTAGGTCAGAAGACTGCGACGAAAACACCGTGCTATTCTTTCTTTATCAAGCTGAAAAACCATGCCACTCCAAATTCTTAGTACAAGCCGTCAACAATTTCATCCCAACTGCCATAACCATAAAACAGAAAATGGGATCCGTCGACCCGGCGTACTCTTTTTTCGGGCCAGTAATTGAGCTGGTTTTGTGTTGGCATTACAAGATCGTGTTCTGAAACGAGGGCACAATCATAAATGGATTCCTCCCCCTGGCAATGGCAGGCATTTTTCAGCAAGGCTCCAAGCTCACATCGCTGATCCTCCACACTGCGCAGGGGTTGATTTTCCAGAAAACGACTGTACAGAAGCCGATCTCTGCACATCCGGTAGTAGAATTTCAAGCGCTGTTTTTCATTCAGGTTATCAAGTGTTCCCCGGACAACAGCCTCCGCAATCCCGAACTGATCATCTATTGGACAAGGAGTACCATTAATGGCTAGTGCCACTCGTAAGTTTTTCTTGAATGGCTGAAAGAGCCGTTGTCCTGCCCATACCCCCATGGACCAGGCAATAAGAACAATATCTTCGTATTGGCCCATCAGCCCATGGAGATCCTGATCAGTACGAAGATCAGCATAATTGTAAAACATGAGGATATTCCATCGATCACTCGTAAGTGGGATAAAGGGACGCTCATCCATTCCCCAGCCATTACAAAAACAAATCAGCCTGTTAGATTCTCTTTGATGGAGCCATTTACTTTTCACGGCGTGCACCTTGCGCCATTGCAGCGAGCTGTTCCGGGAGTGTCTGCAAATCCTGCCATTCCATATTTGCACAGATGGAAAAACGAAACCGTGCTGTCCCCTCGGGCACGGTGGGAGGCCGCACCGGAAGAACAAGGTAACCAAGTTCCTGCATTTTTTTAGCCTGTTCAAGGGCTAGACTGTCTTCCCCTATCAGAACAGGGACAATATTGGTGCTGCCACCTGTTGCTATTCCTTTCTCCTGCAAACCAAGACGTAACTGCTGTGCTATCCGTTGCAGGTGCTTTCTCTCTTTAGACATTGCCTGCATATGCCGGAAGACAAAAAGGTTCCAATTGAGAGTCACGGGGGGCAGCCCGGTTGTGAAGATAAAAGATCTGCTA comes from Desulfocapsa sulfexigens DSM 10523 and encodes:
- the bioD gene encoding dethiobiotin synthase; amino-acid sequence: MSPVTCISGIDTDIGKTIATGLMAKILLSQGCSVVTQKIAQTGCTGIAEDIQKHRELMGVALYPEDISGLTCPYVFSKPCSPHLAAELEDTQIDLEKITVATKTLAASYEHVLLEGAGGLMVPLTRDMTFLDYLQEQHYPMILVSSPRLGSINHTLSALELAKRRGIEVKGIIYNCYASCDDTICLDSRNVFVSSLRKYGFSPTVVDMNSLESYRDSGPYMDCLRWFSL
- a CDS encoding methyltransferase domain-containing protein, producing MVFQLDKERIARCFRRSLLTYDDAAVVQKNLVGRLLQSVSLLPDTAFRRVLEVGCCTGGLSEQLCAEKPLKTLYLNDLVSDFEEVVLKRLTKFESPQFVSCFGDIETLALPLDLSLVISGATFQWLSDLPAFITRLSGVLKSGSYLAFSMFGPGTLSEFSSLTSVKLQYHSDNDVRALLEQNFVVESFENHEEQLFFPSVLEILNHIRATGVGGVSEYQWNRETLKMFEEHYMTEFGSDKGLPVSYASSCFVARKR
- a CDS encoding DUF452 family protein codes for the protein MKSKWLHQRESNRLICFCNGWGMDERPFIPLTSDRWNILMFYNYADLRTDQDLHGLMGQYEDIVLIAWSMGVWAGQRLFQPFKKNLRVALAINGTPCPIDDQFGIAEAVVRGTLDNLNEKQRLKFYYRMCRDRLLYSRFLENQPLRSVEDQRCELGALLKNACHCQGEESIYDCALVSEHDLVMPTQNQLNYWPEKRVRRVDGSHFLFYGYGSWDEIVDGLY